In a single window of the Chloroflexota bacterium genome:
- a CDS encoding ABC transporter substrate-binding protein — MNVFSWKRTVSLGLLAVLVVAAVGCGEAGSDEPFRIGVMESVTGPGETYGTVAVQSKEMAVAEINAAGGINGRMLELVVEDSKCNAQDAITAYTKLTDVDGVKIILGTSCSGAMLGAAPLAEADGVVMFSGLATNPDIAEAGDYIFRTSLSDATVGVDTGNVLWADGIRRLATISESTDYAEGVRRTTAEHFQSLGGEVVGEERYASDTTDFRTQLEKLLGANPDAVHIAAQSEFTGGTVIKQLRELGYDGPIYADVVPIGTTALEIAGEAATGVKAITPDLDPANAKAQEVLANFKDRYDYVTLPWFLGSAYDNVYIAAECLKKTGDDQDADGFRDCLYEITWSGTIGDNYSFDEKGEVVGLSNAVLEVLPVAERTEENGGYKVLGAAPTG; from the coding sequence GTGAACGTCTTTTCATGGAAGCGAACCGTCTCCCTGGGGCTGCTGGCCGTGCTCGTGGTGGCCGCCGTGGGATGCGGTGAGGCCGGCAGCGACGAGCCGTTTCGGATCGGCGTGATGGAGTCCGTCACGGGCCCCGGCGAGACCTACGGCACCGTGGCGGTGCAGTCCAAGGAAATGGCCGTGGCCGAGATCAACGCCGCGGGCGGCATCAACGGGCGCATGCTTGAGCTCGTCGTCGAAGACTCGAAGTGCAACGCCCAGGACGCCATCACGGCCTACACCAAGCTCACCGACGTGGACGGGGTGAAGATCATCCTCGGCACGTCGTGCAGCGGCGCAATGCTCGGCGCCGCGCCCCTGGCCGAAGCGGATGGCGTCGTCATGTTCTCCGGATTGGCGACCAACCCGGACATCGCGGAGGCCGGCGACTACATCTTCCGCACCTCGTTGAGCGACGCGACCGTGGGCGTCGACACGGGCAACGTGCTCTGGGCCGACGGGATTCGCCGGCTGGCGACCATCAGCGAGTCGACCGACTACGCCGAGGGCGTCCGGCGGACCACGGCTGAACACTTCCAGAGCCTGGGCGGTGAGGTTGTGGGTGAGGAGCGCTACGCCTCCGACACCACCGACTTCCGCACCCAGTTGGAGAAGCTGCTCGGCGCGAACCCGGACGCCGTGCACATCGCCGCCCAGTCCGAGTTCACCGGCGGAACCGTCATCAAACAGCTCCGAGAACTGGGCTACGACGGTCCGATCTACGCCGACGTGGTGCCGATCGGGACGACGGCCCTGGAAATCGCGGGCGAAGCCGCGACGGGCGTGAAGGCCATCACGCCGGACCTCGACCCGGCCAACGCCAAAGCGCAGGAAGTGCTGGCGAACTTCAAGGACCGCTATGACTACGTCACGCTGCCCTGGTTCCTCGGCTCGGCGTATGACAACGTCTACATCGCCGCCGAGTGCCTCAAGAAGACCGGCGACGACCAGGATGCCGATGGGTTCCGCGACTGCCTCTACGAGATCACCTGGAGCGGGACGATCGGCGACAACTACAGCTTCGACGAGAAAGGCGAAGTCGTCGGCCTGTCCAATGCGGTGCTGGAGGTGCTGCCGGTAGCCGAGCGCACCGAGGAGAACGGGGGCTACAAGGTCCTGGGCGCCGCACCGACCGGGTGA
- a CDS encoding branched-chain amino acid ABC transporter permease, producing the protein MSLAQLKVAALSSALRIREHHNRALATTLSTAVIAYVGWKIVQSPEQALQFAFNGLPVGAVYALLALGFTLVYSTVWFFDLYYGAAAALGAYGVFYLRSQDFLGGRYDVNNHFVNIAFAAVVAGVVAWALHENFHSRLRSRVRPNVLLGVGALLTGAVGIYMWLVLANPSNLNGLLSPVIGVSVATVALWALQRAYRRLSFGRGRSAIVALVPAATALGAYCGFLVAVTPESKLYLSWGVSCLLAGAVSLALYRGLYVYMRLRAKSPLIMLVASLGILLAITAIITIVFRAAPRPLPEAFGSDVWTIAGANIKGFNVFAIGVALAGFTGLLVLLKRTAFGTAVRAIGDDEEVSKVVGINTTVVIAVVFFIGAMFAALAGILSGHDTAIQPRMGLLLLLKGWIASVIGGIGNLHGAIIGGFALGMIEQFGIWDLAGEWKDVISFVVLIIFLSFWPQGLLPRR; encoded by the coding sequence ATGAGTTTGGCGCAACTCAAGGTGGCCGCGCTGTCCAGCGCGCTGCGCATTCGCGAGCACCACAACCGGGCGTTGGCGACCACGCTGTCCACGGCGGTCATCGCCTACGTCGGCTGGAAGATCGTCCAGTCGCCCGAGCAAGCGTTGCAGTTCGCCTTCAACGGCCTGCCGGTGGGCGCCGTCTATGCGTTGCTGGCGCTGGGATTCACCCTCGTCTACAGCACGGTCTGGTTCTTCGATCTGTACTACGGCGCGGCCGCCGCGCTCGGCGCCTACGGCGTCTTCTATTTGCGGTCGCAGGACTTTCTGGGCGGTCGCTACGACGTCAACAATCATTTCGTCAATATCGCGTTTGCAGCCGTGGTTGCCGGGGTCGTCGCATGGGCGCTCCACGAAAACTTCCACAGCCGTCTGCGGAGCCGCGTCAGACCGAACGTGCTGCTCGGGGTTGGCGCCCTGCTCACCGGGGCGGTTGGCATCTATATGTGGCTGGTCCTTGCCAATCCAAGCAACCTCAACGGCCTGCTCAGCCCGGTCATCGGCGTGTCCGTCGCGACGGTGGCGCTCTGGGCGTTGCAGCGGGCCTACCGGCGCCTGTCATTCGGCAGGGGCCGGTCGGCCATCGTTGCTCTTGTCCCAGCCGCGACGGCCCTCGGGGCCTACTGCGGCTTCCTCGTGGCGGTTACCCCCGAATCCAAGCTCTACTTGAGCTGGGGCGTGTCCTGCCTGCTGGCGGGGGCCGTGAGCCTGGCTCTCTACCGAGGTCTCTACGTGTACATGCGCCTCAGGGCCAAGTCGCCATTGATCATGCTGGTTGCCTCGCTCGGGATCCTGTTGGCGATCACCGCCATCATCACCATCGTCTTCCGAGCCGCGCCGCGCCCCCTGCCGGAAGCCTTCGGCAGCGACGTGTGGACCATCGCCGGCGCGAACATCAAGGGTTTCAACGTCTTCGCGATCGGCGTGGCGCTCGCCGGCTTCACCGGCCTGCTGGTCCTCCTCAAACGGACCGCCTTCGGGACGGCGGTACGAGCCATCGGCGATGATGAAGAAGTGTCGAAGGTCGTGGGCATCAACACCACGGTCGTCATTGCCGTCGTCTTCTTCATTGGTGCGATGTTCGCCGCCCTCGCCGGGATTCTCAGCGGCCACGACACCGCCATCCAGCCCCGCATGGGCCTGCTGCTGCTCCTCAAAGGCTGGATCGCCTCTGTGATCGGCGGCATCGGGAATCTGCACGGTGCCATCATCGGCGGCTTCGCCTTGGGCATGATCGAGCAGTTCGGCATCTGGGATCTGGCCGGCGAGTGGAAGGACGTCATTTCGTTCGTGGTCCTCATCATTTTCCTGTCGTTCTGGCCTCAGGGCCTCTTGCCGCGGAGATAG
- a CDS encoding branched-chain amino acid ABC transporter permease → MSTQAIGNLLRRTRDLRRRPRFGKGNIELWANLVILSWAAGFMLWQGVGFAINVSTFFAIWAILAVSLNLVVGYTGLLSVGHVGFFGIGAYAMAILSSDASYEQLRTEAIPTFGWPFFAALPVSVILAGLVAIVVGVAFNRFRDDIYVLVSFGFAVIAFNIFLNWRALTRGAFGIHEIARPEIGGWTLNGAFEFLVLVLVFLATVVVISWFIVTSSFGRVLKAIREDEQAIEVFGYQTAHYKLAVWVISAMMAGLAGALLASKTSFIDPNSFILLESILLVSIVILGGLATIWGSLLGAMAFVMLEEGMRFLPFLPNEHIGQARQVVLGILLVLMMLFRPQGLVGKFRL, encoded by the coding sequence ATGAGTACCCAGGCCATCGGCAATCTGCTGCGGCGGACACGCGATCTGCGGCGGCGCCCCCGATTTGGCAAGGGAAACATCGAGCTCTGGGCCAACCTGGTCATCCTGTCCTGGGCGGCGGGGTTCATGCTGTGGCAAGGCGTCGGCTTCGCCATCAACGTGAGCACGTTCTTCGCCATCTGGGCGATCTTGGCGGTCAGCCTGAACCTGGTGGTGGGCTATACCGGCCTGCTGTCCGTGGGACACGTCGGATTCTTTGGCATCGGGGCCTATGCGATGGCGATCCTCAGCTCCGACGCCTCATACGAGCAGCTGCGCACGGAAGCCATCCCCACTTTCGGCTGGCCCTTCTTTGCCGCGCTGCCGGTCAGCGTGATCCTGGCCGGGTTGGTGGCGATCGTGGTGGGCGTTGCCTTCAACCGATTCCGAGACGACATTTACGTCCTCGTCTCCTTCGGTTTCGCCGTCATCGCCTTCAATATCTTCTTGAACTGGCGCGCGCTGACCCGGGGGGCCTTTGGCATTCATGAGATCGCCAGGCCCGAGATCGGCGGGTGGACGCTCAACGGCGCGTTCGAGTTTCTCGTCCTGGTGCTCGTGTTCCTCGCCACCGTCGTAGTGATTTCGTGGTTCATCGTGACCTCATCGTTTGGACGGGTGCTCAAAGCCATCCGGGAGGATGAGCAAGCCATCGAGGTCTTTGGCTACCAGACCGCCCACTACAAGCTCGCCGTCTGGGTGATCTCCGCGATGATGGCGGGACTGGCGGGCGCGCTGCTCGCCAGCAAGACCAGCTTCATCGATCCCAATTCGTTCATCCTGCTGGAATCGATTCTCCTAGTCTCCATCGTCATCCTCGGCGGGCTGGCCACGATCTGGGGATCGCTGCTGGGGGCCATGGCCTTCGTGATGCTCGAAGAGGGCATGCGCTTCCTGCCGTTTCTGCCCAACGAGCACATCGGTCAGGCCCGGCAGGTCGTGCTGGGAATCTTGCTCGTGCTGATGATGTTGTTCCGGCCGCAAGGCCTGGTCGGGAAGTTCAGGCTATGA
- a CDS encoding ATP-binding cassette domain-containing protein produces MKTEVDPRVFALETKAISKSFGAVRAVDELSMSIFREWITCIVGPNGSGKSTLINLLSGMLPIDEGIVVIDTVGIRVLKAHETPDHGITRTFQEVRLFDQISVWDNIMVGLTERRLFPSLLERTKRRHEEKAEEILRSVGMWEKRDAMAGDLSYGQRKLLEIGRVMALDVNIYLFDEPFAGLFPRMLERVKAILKEMRRQKRTVIFVSHNMDIVRELSDHIFVLDSGSLLAVGEVDEVLGRSTVIDAYLGH; encoded by the coding sequence ATGAAAACCGAAGTCGATCCCCGCGTATTCGCCCTGGAGACGAAGGCGATCTCCAAGAGCTTCGGCGCGGTTCGCGCCGTGGACGAACTCTCGATGTCCATCTTCCGAGAGTGGATCACCTGCATCGTGGGTCCGAACGGCTCGGGCAAGTCGACCTTGATCAACCTGTTGAGCGGGATGCTGCCCATTGACGAAGGCATCGTCGTCATCGACACCGTTGGAATCCGCGTCCTGAAGGCGCACGAGACGCCGGATCACGGGATCACCAGGACCTTCCAGGAAGTGCGGCTCTTCGACCAGATCAGCGTGTGGGACAACATCATGGTCGGCCTCACCGAACGCCGCCTGTTTCCCTCGCTCCTGGAGCGGACGAAGCGCCGCCACGAAGAGAAGGCCGAGGAGATTCTCCGGAGCGTCGGGATGTGGGAGAAGCGCGACGCCATGGCCGGCGATTTGTCCTACGGCCAGCGCAAGCTGCTGGAGATCGGCCGCGTGATGGCCCTGGACGTGAACATCTATCTGTTCGACGAGCCCTTTGCCGGCCTCTTTCCCCGGATGCTGGAACGCGTCAAGGCCATCCTGAAGGAGATGCGCCGGCAGAAGCGCACCGTCATCTTCGTCTCCCACAACATGGATATCGTGCGCGAGCTGTCCGACCACATTTTCGTGCTGGACAGCGGCAGCCTGCTTGCCGTGGGAGAGGTCGACGAGGTGCTCGGCAGGTCCACCGTCATCGACGCCTACCTGGGCCACTAG
- a CDS encoding ABC transporter ATP-binding protein — translation MDGNAGTMFLEMVDISVRYGAVRALTDVSLGVRKGEVVAVMGPNGAGKSTVLKAIMGLAPVVGGEVYWRQEPLDAATHEIVKQGIAFVPQGRRVFTHLTIQENLEMGCLYLNDDTEKARRLDSVLELFPILHEKRRDYASQMSGGQQQMLALGRGLMAAPDVLLLDEPTLGLAPVVVKEVFQKVAEISERLNTTIMVVEHNIKGVLDIVDRAYVLDMGRVVHDGTPQSVQETDILTQVFLGKVDAGEDQDAE, via the coding sequence ATGGACGGCAATGCCGGAACGATGTTCCTCGAGATGGTCGACATCTCCGTGCGCTACGGGGCCGTGCGCGCACTGACCGACGTGTCGCTGGGGGTCCGGAAGGGCGAAGTCGTCGCGGTGATGGGTCCCAACGGGGCCGGAAAATCCACCGTGCTCAAGGCCATCATGGGCCTCGCGCCCGTGGTCGGCGGCGAAGTCTACTGGCGTCAGGAACCGCTAGATGCGGCGACCCACGAGATCGTCAAACAGGGCATCGCGTTCGTGCCGCAAGGCCGGCGCGTCTTCACCCATCTCACCATTCAAGAGAACCTGGAGATGGGCTGCCTCTATCTGAACGACGACACCGAGAAGGCCCGCCGCCTCGATTCAGTCCTGGAGCTCTTCCCGATCCTGCACGAGAAGCGCCGCGACTACGCCAGCCAGATGTCCGGCGGGCAGCAGCAAATGCTGGCCCTGGGCCGCGGGCTCATGGCCGCCCCGGACGTGCTGCTGCTCGACGAGCCGACCCTGGGCCTGGCGCCAGTCGTGGTCAAGGAGGTGTTTCAGAAAGTCGCCGAGATCAGCGAGCGACTCAACACCACCATCATGGTCGTCGAGCACAACATCAAAGGCGTGCTCGACATCGTCGACCGCGCCTACGTCCTCGACATGGGCCGCGTCGTCCACGACGGCACGCCCCAATCGGTCCAAGAGACCGACATCCTGACCCAGGTCTTCTTGGGCAAGGTCGACGCGGGGGAAGACCAAGACGCGGAGTAG